The genomic stretch TTCTGCTGCCTGCCCTCAAAAGACAGAGAGGTCATTGTTTCTCTGATTGATTACTGCGAGAACCATCTGGTACATTTCTTCAGTGTGCCCAATGTGCGCAATTATCTCCACCACCGTATGTCGTTCAACATCATGGGGAACGTCCCTTACCTGGGCCTTCGCCCCGATCCCTTAAGTTGGCCGGGGAACCGCCTGCTGAAAAGAACCTTTGACATAGTAGTCTCATCGGTGTTCCTTTGTACGCTTTTTCCGGTTATTCTGATTGTGGTGGCGATAGTGACCGGATTGACCATGCCCGGCCCGCTGTTCTTCCGCCAGAAACGGAACGGGCTGAACGGCAGGGAGTTTTATTGTTACAAGTTCCGCAGTATGAAAGTAAATGCAGATGCCGACAGGATACAGGCCACAGAGCATGATCCCCGCAAGACGCGCTGGGGCAATATAATGCGTAAGACGAATATAGATGAGCTGCCCCAGTTTATCAATGTGCTGTTAGGAGATATGAGTATCGTGGGGCCTCGTCCTCACATGCTTCTCCATACGCAGGAATATTCAAGGTTGATCAATAAATATATGGTGCGGCATTTTGTGAAACCGGGTATAACGGGGTGGAGCCAGGTTACGGGTTTCCGTGGGGAAACGAAGGAACTAAAAGACATGGAGGGCCGTATCCGTGGTGATATCTGGTATTTGGAGCACTGGAGCTTCGGTCTGGACCTTTACATCATGTACAGGACGGTGGCGAATGTCTTCCGTGGCGAGAAGAATGCCTATTAGTAAAACGGGCTGTTCTTAACGATCCTTCTCGATGAGGGTCCTTAGTAATTTAGCAGTTAAAAAACTTTGTTTTTGCAGCCTGTTATTTCCGTCTGCCGGCCGGAAATGGAACATAGCCGGCACTAATGTTAGATCAGAACCCTTGTCCTTTGTGAAAAGTGCAGGGGGAGCTCCGGGAACGAGAGCGCTTGTTCCCGGAGTTTTAATAATAAAGAAGATTATCCGATTAGGATTTATTCAGCTTTAAAAATAAACGCAGATTATATAATAACCCGTAACAGGAAGGATTTTTTATTTTCTGATATTACTATATTTACTCCTAAAGAATTTTTATCTATATGATAGTCTGTTTCGGTGTGTCGGTACCGACCGGATGATCTTAGTAAAGAACTTCCCTCTGCCAGTAGTATCACTCTCTACTTGAGAGCAGAAACGAACACTGGCAAAAGGAAACCTTGGGAAAAGAAATTACCTTTCCAAATATCCGAACACCCCTTCCGCGTCAAAACACGGACAAGCCTTCGGGATGCTTCCGCTCATATCCCTATGTCCCCTTATCCGGGCACCGGGAAAGAGCTTTGCCAGACGCATCAGCAACAAGATAAGCTGTTCTGTCTGCTCTGCGGTCCGGGTGTCTGCCGGATGTCCGTCTGCATCCAGACCGCCCTCGTAGCAGATGCCGATGCTGCAACGGTTCCAGGGACGGCAGTGTGCCCCCACTTCCAGCAGTTTGCGGTGCTGGGTGATGGTGCCGTCGCGACGGATATAGAAGTGGTAACCTACAGTCCGGAAACCACGGGTCTTATGGTCACGAAGTAATTGCTCGGCAGTATAGTCTTTGTCACAACGTGTGGCGCTACAGTGGAGGATGAGGTATCGCACTGATTCGCGTCCTTGCATCAGCGCTCCGTCCTCTACGGTGAGGAGTTGGCGTTCGTTCTTCATTTCTTCCTCACCGATTATCATTGGGAATGTTTCTTGTATCATAATAAATTGAGATTTGGAAAATGTTGTGTTTGTTCTTTAGATGAGGGATGCGCAACTGGTAATGCCCAAAGCGGTGAGTGCCGCGATGGCTGCCTGGATAACTGCCCGGAGAATTTGTGTCCAGGTGATTTTCTTGGATTCGTGGTTGGATTTATTCATGGAAATATCTGTTTTTTGTCAGTTTAAAATGCGAATGGAACAAAAGGAGGTTACGGAACTGGCGGACGGACACGGGGGAGTGAAAGAAGAATCCGTGTCGCCCGTGTTCCATAATCACATCATGCTATCTCTGTGGAGCGGAACAAGCCGGTCAGCTATTCTCGTCTGCCGGTTCACCGGAAGCGGCTGGAATGCGGGAGGCGTCAGCATCGTCAGCGGCAATGCCGGCGGCAGAAGAATTGCCTGTCAGGTCTACCGTAGTCTTTCCGGCCTTCAATGCCTTCACTACTTCGGCGGCTGCCTTGCGTGTGGGAACCAGTTGGAATTCGGCATCTTGGCGCAGGTTGTTGAAACGGACGCCCGGAGCCCACAGTACGTTCACCTCGGTGATGTTGTCCACAGTGAACTCTGCCATCGAATGGGCGCCGAGGCTTCGGATACTGTTCGAAAATACGCCCAGATCGCCCATCTGTATCTGCTGTCCGTTCAACAACTGCTCGCGCAGGCAGTCCACGGCAAGAATAAGGATGGCCTGGATATCGGCACGCGAATATACACATCCGTGGCTGGCAATGTGGTAACAGAACTTGTCCAGTGTCATTACTTGTGAGTACTGGGCGTTGGCATACGCCTTCTTGGCCGCGTCTTTGTCGGTGGGGTTACCACGCATGCAGGTGCTGTAGTTAATCATGATAAATAGGGTTTTAAGAGATGAAAAATAAA from Phocaeicola dorei encodes the following:
- a CDS encoding undecaprenyl-phosphate glucose phosphotransferase, which gives rise to MRIPVGDNTAYIFKLTPHTTMKDKLASYNHLIETFVIVTETFLCGLLFLLFSKLSNEMQWDSLQVGGTTVLQVMLTLMLCYALCAIHSGVVLHRRKVHSLQIWKRVLENMFLFVLLGGLVLSVGNYADIASLFMLEYLFLLFLCLVSFRFTLRLLVRLYRMSKKHTRFVVLVGSTDNNLEIYHEMSGSEDTGYSVVGYFDGQANPAFPVECPYLGQPAQVQEYLEKHDYVHYLFCCLPSKDREVIVSLIDYCENHLVHFFSVPNVRNYLHHRMSFNIMGNVPYLGLRPDPLSWPGNRLLKRTFDIVVSSVFLCTLFPVILIVVAIVTGLTMPGPLFFRQKRNGLNGREFYCYKFRSMKVNADADRIQATEHDPRKTRWGNIMRKTNIDELPQFINVLLGDMSIVGPRPHMLLHTQEYSRLINKYMVRHFVKPGITGWSQVTGFRGETKELKDMEGRIRGDIWYLEHWSFGLDLYIMYRTVANVFRGEKNAY
- a CDS encoding N-acetylmuramoyl-L-alanine amidase, with the translated sequence MIQETFPMIIGEEEMKNERQLLTVEDGALMQGRESVRYLILHCSATRCDKDYTAEQLLRDHKTRGFRTVGYHFYIRRDGTITQHRKLLEVGAHCRPWNRCSIGICYEGGLDADGHPADTRTAEQTEQLILLLMRLAKLFPGARIRGHRDMSGSIPKACPCFDAEGVFGYLER
- a CDS encoding smalltalk protein; amino-acid sequence: MNKSNHESKKITWTQILRAVIQAAIAALTALGITSCASLI
- a CDS encoding DNA-binding protein, producing the protein MINYSTCMRGNPTDKDAAKKAYANAQYSQVMTLDKFCYHIASHGCVYSRADIQAILILAVDCLREQLLNGQQIQMGDLGVFSNSIRSLGAHSMAEFTVDNITEVNVLWAPGVRFNNLRQDAEFQLVPTRKAAAEVVKALKAGKTTVDLTGNSSAAGIAADDADASRIPAASGEPADENS